One window from the genome of Chloroherpetonaceae bacterium encodes:
- a CDS encoding restriction endonuclease, producing MNIPKFHETLLPILKTLSDGKTIHYNDLRKKVRDTYYGNLSTDLLELETKSGDPIVLNRIGWGKAYLKQAKMVEYPERGLVRITEKGRKILEKGSLTLKELKLDKDYVEHEKIKKIKKETEGEDDNFDLENDSPQDLIDKGISAIDAEVKAELLEKLKNIDPYYFEKVILKLLNKMGYGDIIETSKSRDGGIDGIINEDKLGLEKIYIQAKKYTENKVREKDIREFIGAMSGDTTKGIFVTTSDFDEAAIKKAKEAHHKIVLINGSKLVDLMHQFTVGFQIKNVYEVKQIDEEFFENS from the coding sequence ATGAACATCCCAAAATTTCACGAAACTCTGCTCCCAATTTTGAAAACTCTCTCAGACGGGAAAACCATACACTACAATGATTTACGGAAAAAAGTAAGAGACACTTACTATGGTAATTTATCAACTGATTTATTAGAATTAGAAACCAAAAGCGGCGATCCAATTGTTTTAAATAGGATTGGGTGGGGAAAAGCTTACTTAAAACAAGCCAAAATGGTTGAATATCCAGAAAGAGGGTTAGTCAGAATAACAGAAAAAGGTAGAAAAATTTTAGAAAAAGGTTCATTAACGTTAAAAGAACTTAAACTTGATAAAGATTACGTTGAGCATGAAAAAATAAAAAAAATAAAAAAAGAAACGGAAGGCGAAGACGATAATTTTGATCTAGAAAATGACTCCCCACAAGATTTAATTGACAAAGGCATATCAGCCATTGATGCAGAAGTTAAAGCTGAGCTTCTTGAAAAACTTAAAAACATTGATCCTTATTATTTTGAGAAAGTAATACTCAAATTGTTAAACAAAATGGGTTATGGCGATATTATCGAAACTTCTAAATCGAGAGACGGTGGAATTGATGGAATAATTAATGAAGATAAGTTGGGTCTTGAAAAAATATACATTCAAGCTAAAAAGTACACGGAAAATAAAGTTAGGGAAAAAGACATTCGCGAATTTATCGGCGCGATGAGTGGAGATACAACAAAAGGAATTTTTGTAACAACTTCCGATTTCGATGAAGCAGCAATTAAAAAGGCAAAAGAAGCACATCATAAAATAGTTCTAATCAATGGTAGTAAACTTGTGGATTTAATGCATCAATTTACCGTTGGTTTTCAAATAAAGAATGTTTATGAAGTCAAACAAATCGATGAGGAATTTTTTGAAAATTCGTAG
- a CDS encoding alpha/beta hydrolase: MPAYHALSSQTESTPLTDLSEKFNLYVKEIQLRRESKKAREKNYADYELSLLEGSRFVYLNGTLHHYHDSQPNASAEMPTVILIHGWDCWWMWWHKVIKHLNNEGIRTIAYDLKGHGWSKEDVRNDYSLGSLSADLRALVDHLGLKTYHIAAFSLGPFVVLDYAVRHPKEIKSLTFFNFGYFPNSPFLSKVIPVMIPFIFDKVMRKVKWWPPIYLYARLTLARNPATKEDIMVGVNSLRFCASAAIQQTAEQLAKIEVTESLPKHVAALDIPMLFVAGKGDQVVSWKNTEKLFKYAKNAKLELIKKCGHLITLELPKKTAELILQSVKDA; the protein is encoded by the coding sequence AACTCCCCTTACTGACCTTTCGGAAAAATTCAATCTTTATGTTAAGGAAATTCAATTGAGGCGGGAGTCAAAAAAAGCACGCGAAAAAAACTATGCTGACTATGAACTTTCACTTTTGGAAGGCTCACGCTTTGTTTACCTGAACGGAACGCTTCATCATTACCACGATTCACAACCGAATGCATCTGCCGAAATGCCAACGGTGATCTTGATTCACGGGTGGGATTGCTGGTGGATGTGGTGGCATAAGGTCATTAAACACTTGAACAATGAAGGGATTCGCACAATCGCCTACGATTTGAAAGGTCACGGTTGGTCGAAAGAAGATGTTCGAAATGACTATTCATTGGGTTCACTTTCCGCTGATTTACGTGCCCTTGTCGATCATTTAGGACTAAAGACTTATCACATTGCTGCGTTTTCTCTTGGCCCTTTTGTAGTTCTTGATTATGCGGTTCGTCACCCAAAAGAGATCAAATCACTTACTTTTTTCAACTTTGGTTACTTCCCGAATAGCCCTTTTCTTTCAAAAGTGATTCCGGTTATGATTCCCTTCATTTTCGATAAAGTGATGAGAAAAGTGAAATGGTGGCCTCCCATTTACCTTTACGCAAGGCTCACCCTTGCGCGAAACCCCGCCACGAAAGAAGATATTATGGTGGGCGTGAACAGCCTTCGCTTTTGCGCAAGTGCGGCCATTCAACAAACCGCCGAGCAACTTGCGAAAATTGAGGTGACTGAATCGCTGCCCAAACATGTAGCTGCGCTTGATATTCCAATGCTCTTCGTTGCCGGAAAAGGCGATCAGGTGGTGAGTTGGAAGAATACAGAAAAACTCTTTAAGTATGCTAAAAACGCGAAACTTGAACTCATCAAAAAGTGCGGGCATCTTATCACGCTTGAACTCCCGAAAAAAACAGCAGAATTGATTTTGCAGAGTGTGAAGGATGCTTGA